In one Lolium rigidum isolate FL_2022 chromosome 3, APGP_CSIRO_Lrig_0.1, whole genome shotgun sequence genomic region, the following are encoded:
- the LOC124698359 gene encoding annexin D3-like — MATIAVPTPLPSPAADAESLRNAMQGWGTDEKALVEILGRRTAAQRAEIRRAYASVYKESLLTRLDSELSSHFQKAMILLTTDPAERDAKLVRAALEKKRGDDKDAWVLIEASCASTPDHLIAVRRVYRSLFGCSLEEDVAASSAFQQPLRTLLVSLVRSYRCAEQAVDADLARLEAATLAEAIWRKKQPHGSEVLRIVSTRSKSQLAATFQCYKEEHGSDIEQDIDNCSSQFARMLKIAVWCLTSPEKHFAEVIRYSILGLGTDEDALTRAIVSRADIDMKNIKEEYKVRFKTTVTKDVVGDCSGYYLDILLALVGNED, encoded by the exons ATGGCGACCATCGCCGTCCCGACGCCCCTGCCGTCCCCGGCCGCCGATGCCGAGAGCCTCAGGAATGCCATGCAAG GTTGgggcaccgacgagaaggccctgGTGGAGATCCTCGGCCGGCGGACCGCCGCGCAGCGCGCCGAGATACGGCGCGCCTACGCCAGCGTCTACAAGGAGTCCCTCCTCACCCGCCTCGACTCCGAGCTCTCCAGCCACTTCCAG AAAGCGATGATCCTCCTGACGACGGACCCGGCGGAGAGGGACGCGAAGCTGGTGAGGGCGGCCCTGGAGAAGAAGCGGggcgacgacaaggacgcctgggtgCTCATCGAGGCCTCCTGCGCCTCCACGCCGGACCACCTCATCGCCGTCCGCCGCGTGTACCGCTCCCTCTTCGGCTGCTCCCTggaggaggacgtcgccgcctcctccgcgttCCAGCAGCCACTCAGGACG CTGCTGGTGAGCCTGGTGAGGTCCTACCGCTGCGCCGAGCAAGCCGTCGACGCGGACCTCGCGAGGCTGGAGGCGGCGACGCTGGCGGAGGCCATCTGGAGGAAGAAGCAGCCGCACGGGAGCGAGGTCCTCCGGATCGTGAGCACCAGGAGCAAGTCGCAGCTCGCAGCCACGTTCCAGTGCTACAAGGAGGAACATGGCAGCGACATCGAACAG GATATCGACAACTGCAGCAGCCAGTTTGCGAGGATGCTCAAGATCGCCGTCTGGTGCCTCACATCCCCCGAGAAGCATTTCGCAGAG GTTATCAGATACTCCATCCTTGGACTTGGAACAGACGAGGACGCACTCACCAGGGCAATCGTGTCACGGGCTGACATCGACATGAAGAACATCAAAGAAGAGTATAAGGTAAGATTTAAGACGACAGTGACGAAAGATGTCGTCGGCGATTGTTCGGGGTATTATCTGGATATCTTGCTGGCCCTGGTAGGGAACGAGGACTGA
- the LOC124698360 gene encoding mitochondrial fission 1 protein A-like: MEGHVGQFFESVSSIFRGSDTLPVCDRDIIAGCEREVADAANEGQKNESLMRLSWALVHSGQPEDVNRGIGMLEVSLGKSNTSLQTREKLYLLAVGHYRNGDYTRSRELIERCIQIQPDWRQALTLQRLLEEKTKRDGMIGMAIVTGAFGLVGLVAGGIIAAASSSRKK; the protein is encoded by the exons ATGGAGGGGCACGTCGGGCAGTTCTTCGAGTCGGTGAGCTCCATCTTCCGCGGCAGCGACACGCTCCCCGTCTGCGACCGCGACATCATCGCC GGTTGTGAGAGAGAGGTTGCTGATGCTGCAAATGAAGGACAGAAGAACGAGAGCCTCATGAGGCTATCCTGGGCGCTTGTTCACTCTGGGCAGCCTGAGGATGTCAACCGTGGCATTGGAATGCTTGAAG TTTCTTTGGGCAAGTCTAACACCTCGCTACAAACGAGGGAGAAGCTCTATTTGTTGGCTGTTGGACACTACAGAAATGGGGATTACACAAGAAGTCGTGAACTTATCGAAAGATGCATACAG ATTCAACCTGATTGGAGGCAAGCTCTCACTTTGCAAAGGCTCCTTGAGGAGAAAACCAAAAGAG ATGGTATGATTGGCATGGCCATTGTCACCGGCGCATTTGGACTTGTGGGGCTTGTTGCTGGTGGAATCATAGCCGCCGCTTCATCATCCAGGAAGAAATGA